AGCAACTCGACCGCGTCAAGGAGGAGCGAAAACCCTCGCGGTTGATGACCGGCCTTGAGAGCAACCATCGACTTCTGGATCGCGATCAGCCGTTCCTGATCATCGGCCAACTCGACAAGCAGCGGAGCCATGATCGCGCTGAGCCGGTTGCCTCCTGACGCGTCCCGTTCATCGTCAGAACGCATCGACACGGGCACGAACACGCGCAGGTGGCTGGCATCGGGGTCATGGCCGCCGGCACTCAGGAGCTGGCGCAGTCCAGCCGCTACGCAGGTCAACATGACGTCGTTCAAGGTGGAGCCCGGTGCCAGCGCCCGTATTGGCTTCACGGTCTCGATGTCTGTGTGCAGCCAGTCAAATCGCCGCGACCGAGTGTTCACTGCATTGATGGGACTGGGTGCCGACAGTCCAAGCGAACCAACGGCGAACAGACCCCGAAGGTTGCTCCACAGGCGTGACGGTGTCACAGGTGCATGCGGACCGCCGATCGCCACTTCCCACACCTTGCCCAGACGGTGACCGAAGTGTGTGGTCACCACTTGGAGGGGCCCAGGCGACGGACGTGCCGTGTGTACAGCCTGCGTCTCTGGTGCGGGCTCGTGTCCCGGCACCTGAGGCGCAGAGTCCAACAGTGACTCGAGAACGTCAACCGTGCTCTGCCCATCGAACGGGGCGTGGTGGATCTTTTGGATCATTCCCACGTTCCCCGATTCCAACCCCTCGACGAACCAGATCTCCCACAGCGGTCGAGACCGATCCAAGGTGCCCTCGTGGACCCGTGCGAACACCTCCTTGAGTTGCGCATCGGTCCCAGGCCTGGGCAGGGAGATGAGTTTGACGTGCTGGGCGATGTCGAAGTCGGCGTCGTCGACCAAGATCGGGTGTGTCAGGAATCGCACGCCGCGATGAACGCGCATGGTGTACCGCGGCACCAAGTGCAACTTGGCCGCGAAAGCGTCGCGAACCTCCTGCAAGCGGAACACTCCGTGTTCATCAAACAGGGGCGGACCTTCGAAGATGCAGATGTTGCCCATGTTGATCGGCGTGGACTCGAAGTCCCAGTACAGGAAGTTGGAGTCAAGGGCCGAGAGCCGCTCGAACGAGCCCATGTCTTCTTCTCCCAGGGTGAGAGCCGGCAGGCATCAGTTCGACGACTGTGATATATCAACAGTCTGCACCGACATATCAGACATGGCAAGACTTTGGGGACGACGCCTAGGGCCCACTCCGCGGCCCGCAGTCGCCGTTAAGGCGAACCCACCTCATCGTCGGCGCCACCTTCGGCCGCACTGATGGGCGCCAAGCGGAGCCGCGTCCCGCTGGGGCCGCTGAAGTGCGTGAGGATTGACCAGGCTGTCCCCGCTGGGAGAACGACATGGATGGTGCCGTTGTCCATGAACACCACCTCCGCCTTGCGCCCGTCTGGCGATTCACACAGTTGGGCGTGCGTGCGCTTGGTCATGCGCTTGATGGTGGTGTTGCCGTGGGCCACCGGCCAGTGCCGACCCGCCGATTGCGTTGAGGCAGCAGGATGCCGGACCGCACCGCCCCAGCTTGTGATTCGTTCCAGCCGGTGACCGCCGTACGCGATTGACGGCTCTGGTCAAGTCTCACGACGGATCCTTCCTGGCCTCAGATCAGGTGCTGCGACCGCTCATTGGGGCCACCTCGGTGGACATGACGGAGGGCCATCGGGAGAAGATCCTCAGGATGCGGTCGTGCATGGCAACGATGTGGCGGCGCGCGTAGTCCGCAGCCATTTCGCTATCCCGATCGGTGAAGACCTGCTCCGGGAAGTTGTGAGACTCGACCTCGTCCAGTGTCTCGGGGTAGGCGGACAGCACCGTGGACCAGATGCGGTGCATGTCCCCGCTGACCCGCATGAACAGGTTGATCAAGTACTCATTCTTGGTGGCCTCTGCGAAGAGAGCGAACATCTCGTCGGTCAGATTCAGCACGCTCTCGCGCAGTTCCTGCTTCTCCTCTACGCCGTGGGCGAGCTCATCGACTTCGCGGAAACCACGACGCAACTGCTCGAGTTGGTCGTGAGTGGCGTTCTTGATGCCGCGGCGGACCA
The window above is part of the Angustibacter luteus genome. Proteins encoded here:
- a CDS encoding GntR family transcriptional regulator is translated as MKETAVVKSETPLVESARVSLGEAAYQRLRTDIVSCRLAPGQKLTEKALAAETGFGGSPLREALTRLDHEGLVRTLPRKGYQVTPLTPKSVDDLFDLWTIVGPELVRRGIKNATHDQLEQLRRGFREVDELAHGVEEKQELRESVLNLTDEMFALFAEATKNEYLINLFMRVSGDMHRIWSTVLSAYPETLDEVESHNFPEQVFTDRDSEMAADYARRHIVAMHDRILRIFSRWPSVMSTEVAPMSGRST
- a CDS encoding wax ester/triacylglycerol synthase family O-acyltransferase produces the protein MGSFERLSALDSNFLYWDFESTPINMGNICIFEGPPLFDEHGVFRLQEVRDAFAAKLHLVPRYTMRVHRGVRFLTHPILVDDADFDIAQHVKLISLPRPGTDAQLKEVFARVHEGTLDRSRPLWEIWFVEGLESGNVGMIQKIHHAPFDGQSTVDVLESLLDSAPQVPGHEPAPETQAVHTARPSPGPLQVVTTHFGHRLGKVWEVAIGGPHAPVTPSRLWSNLRGLFAVGSLGLSAPSPINAVNTRSRRFDWLHTDIETVKPIRALAPGSTLNDVMLTCVAAGLRQLLSAGGHDPDASHLRVFVPVSMRSDDERDASGGNRLSAIMAPLLVELADDQERLIAIQKSMVALKAGHQPRGFSLLLDAVELLPAALLELVGPSVRNQRHLMNLTVTNVVGPRKPLFVLGARMLELNPMVPIANQLALNVAVESYAGRLSVGLSADGTHVPDLEPFKLGFDEALSQLAYLSQSA